The DNA region CATAACATAATAGTTATACACggtaaaacatttttcaaaataaattaattgttttccATACATAATGACAAAACTTCATCGGAACTAAGTGTgtcaagataaaaaatatataactcaGACAGTCAGGTACACTTGAGAAAACTTAATTTAGAATAGTTAGACTTAAAAGAATATGATAAGTATTATaagcaaaatagtaaaaaaaaattacggaGTATCTTTGTTAAAGTTATTCTtggtataatttgatttttttttttttaaccgtaGATATAATATAATCCATCTTTTATGACGGAGTAGCCCACTATCAcatataaataatgaaaaaattaatcaaaaaattGATTGGTGAACTTTTTGTCTTTAGACTacgggtgttttttttttcataaaatgataagacaaattcttcaaataaagtttccttttttatacACAAGATCTACAGCAAAAAccttatgtaaagaaaataattatacttttttacaacaaaaattaattatactattTGGACAAGTGGGAACCTCCAAAAGCCGGCCTAAAGATTGTCTTTGGCTATAGAGTGTTCAAAAGTGTGTTATTATCTCTTGCTTTTTTAGATATCAAGAGAATTCAAACACAAGTTCATTGACAATTATCCAAATTGTAAGGATCTTTTGTGATTTtagattttatcaaatctttGATATAAGTCATATAACAACTAATGTACTCGCTAAATGCTAATGAATCGAGACCTCAAAGAGGCATTAGATCAAGAGTCTGATATCTGGTGATAAGCCAGTCCAGGACTTCGCTTCTAAAATCTAAAATACATATAACTCGACCCAAAACAGAAGCATATAACACCTATTAATCAATACAACTTGATCGAGTATAtttaaaaggaattaaaaaggcaaaataaattataacaatacattttttttgtgagaaaAGGGATATTGTTctcattttaaaacataaataaatatattttgcattaaattttattcttttttgcattttgtattgataacttaaaaaatatgactttttAAAACACTTGCATCTTAATTAGCAATAAcagcaaagaaaaaaattagtagCTTCTTTTGCAATCGAACATAGaattacacttaaaaaaaatcctctCAACATATTAAATActatgtttaaataaatttttaatccctataaatttatattttttaaatttaatcccCGCAaatttttgctttttcaattctAGTCCATATAGGAATTCTTTTTAcagatttttatatatatagataattaaTGTAAGGTTCCTTATTATGCAAAAGTACAATAATCATTGTACCAAGTCCTATACTTACGCAtgctaaaaaactaaaagactCTTTTTGACTTCGAACTCATAACCCACATCAAAACACTAGGATCCAcccttttttagtaaaaaaataaaaataaaatagataccttaaatatttttaaaaaagtatatagaTGTACCCGGAAGTATTtagtaagaatataaaaaaaaaaaactacaattcTATGCAAACTTTATCAGCAATATCAATATTTCATTTAGAGttgtcatttttaataaaactttatTCAAACATCATCCTAACCCAATGatcattaccaaaaaaaatcctaacccAATGAATTGATCTCATAACTATGCTAGTAAGAATATTCAGTCAAAGATAACAAAATCAGAagggtaaataaaaaatacattactgAAGAAAGTAAATTTTGGACTAATTGATATATCACATGTATTTACGTCGTCATGTCCAAGATGGTGAATAATCTAGCAGAGTAGAGGGCACGTACAACCAATATAGACTAGTGATTAATTTCTCCTTTACTAAAAGCAAAAAGTTACttacacaaaaaaaatgcaaaatttccaaaaaataataataatattattaaaaaaagaatgctATTTACATTTGAATGTGCCATCATTGTGTGAAACAAATTTTAGCTGGACAGAcatcaaaatatacaaaaaaaatcagcatTCTTGGGATTGACCAGATGCTGATGTTTCAGCAGTGCCCTCTTCAAGCAATGGTGCTGTGCTTGTCCTTTCCACGCTTGATACTTCATGCTCACTATCTTCATTAAATCTATCCACACTGGGCAAAAATATTCCTGCAATAATACCATGACACAGTCCATTCACAAAGCTCTTCCATATATTATACATTTATGAGTTCATTATGACCATAGTACTTTCACTAATTCTAATATGGCAAAGCAACATCCATCATGGTATGATTGAAAATATGACttgtttttatttacttttagataTGATTTCTAAAGCCACACCCTCAATGATACGTCAAACAAATTAGTAatttgatattacctttttccctgaatataaaactcttttaattaattcacagcttttaagaaagttagttaatatagttaataatattaaatttattaataatttatattattttgtgaaaattaCTCTTAAAATTATTGAGACTTATAATCTCTCTCTTTCCACTTAATTATTTTCCGACCTTATTAATTTCTGTACTAGTCTTTTTATTCAATCTTTATAAGAGAAATAATGCATTTATTATAAAGTAACTAAGGGTATTTGAgtcaaaaaagtaattaatgtaaaagacaactttaaaaaaatcttataaaaagggacaaataaaattgaaaaagaatctTATATTTAAGGACGGAGGTAGTATTTTAGTAGCAAATCAATAGGAAGTTGTCATAATGACTTACCTATAAACCATATTGCAGCTGCTGGAAAGAATATAGTTGTTAGAATCAATGCAGTCGTTCTCCAGTTATTAATTTTGTCCTGCATTATCAATATGTATAGAGCAACCATTTTAGTATTGTACAATATACATGACATGATGCATTATTCTCTGCATATCTGGTTATCCATCCCTCTTGTTTGGTAATTAATGACAATtaaagttttacaaaataatgccTCAAAGGCATCAGCTCATTTGCCAAACTTTTTCCCTTGAACCTGAGGACACTAAATCTGTAATgaatacaacttaaaaaaagCTAACCTGGATAAGTCCAACGAGAGGTGAGGAAGGCACATCTCCAAAGATATGAATAGCAACAGTAGACATAGCCATAGACAGCGGCCTCAAACTTGGTTTAACACAATGGAGACATACATAATTCACAGGAccctaaaaagaaaattataagatcactgaaatataataattcattaaGAATATAACTTAGGAACTTCAAGATACTCAGTTAATAAAGGAATACTCAAACACAGTAGTTGAAATACTAACATGATAAGCACCTATATAGTCTAGCATGTCTTACTATAAAAAGGTAAACATGAGGAAGTGAATTACCTGAGTGGCAAATACAAGTAGTTCACCAAAAGCAAAAAGGGCAAGGAAGCCATACTCGCTTTTAAATAAGAAAGCACCAAAACAGCATGCACCACCAATAAATGTTGTTAATGAGAGAAGCTGCAAGAGAATTGAAAATGATCAGGAAACAGCAATGGAATTTCTATGAGAATCGAAGCAGCGACATTTATGTGGAGATCATTACAGCTTGAATCATTGCACATGTACAATTTAGATGGGTGTATTATAGAAAATCAgtgttaaaaaagtaaaaaacactCTGGATTCAAATACCAACCTTAAATGCATTTGATATTGTGTTAGTCATGAAATCAAGAACAAGACCTCCTGCTAAGGTGCCCAATATTCCACATACAACAGTAATTCCTCCAAACATCATATCTGCATTAGTCTGCCAAAGTAAATTTTTCTTAGtgcaataatttaatataataatagtacaacaataatattgcattttaccagaaaattataaaattacttgGTATATACTTATTTGGGTTAATTTTTAAGCAAGTAAAAAGAtataaaggaaagaaggaaCAGCTACGTTAATAAAATCTTAAGCATAATTGTGGACAATAGCCGAAATAAAATCTCACCATGTTATATATACTATAACCAGCTTTGGGGCCCCAATATGAGTAAGCACCTATTACAAAGTTGTATGCTATGTAACCTGTAAATAGATGCAACAGAATTAATTGATGTGGCAAAACAATATGATTATACATATAGGTAGAGGAGATTGATATATGAAGTTCACAAAGAAGTAAGCTAGTCAAATGGCAGCTTCTAAGATGAATTTAACAAcacaaattaaatcaataaataaattgatgcATATAGTAGATCAGAAGGAGGAAGAAGTACCTAGAACATTGACAACAAAAACCTTATCAAGCAAAAGTTCTTTCATGTCTTTCAGAAATCTTGAGAACTGATCTAATATTGCACATTTTGACCTAAAATAAGAcaggaaacaaacaaaatataattttatataaatcagTCAGTGAGTGATGTCAGATACATACAATAAATCAATAGAGGGAAAAAGAAATTAGTTTAGAAGGATGGTGAAATAATCATTGTCAGCTGGAGGGAGAGAGCTTTATTCTTAAAGACAAGAAACACTGACAGGAAAAATGCCTCAATGAACTATAATGACCAATAGGCCATACACTCCATATAAAAACACCACTAAATAGGATAGGGGTACTGTTCTCACCTGGAAGCTTCATGTGAGCTTTTGTCTCTGAACTCTTCCTTCAAGGACAACGCTTCATCTTTTCCATTTGAAACCCCGACATCTTTTCATCAAATATGTGAATTTTgttaagttcaacaaaagatatTGTGAATCAGAAGCAgataaacaaaatagaaacataAAATTTGGTTAACTGAAAGAAATTTAGTGAGAGTTGAGCCTGCCCCAGAGAAAAAGTATATTACTTTCCACACAATCATGAGGGGAATGGCTACAAACACTTCAAACATAGACAATTTTGAAACTTTGAGCAAAAGAGTAGTTTTGAATTTTGGTTAGTATACATTTACatctttataaagaaaaatgtctCTTCTCCctacttgttttctttgaaaacaagTAAACCTAGCTGTTTGATAAAACATTAATCTGAAAGTTTGCTCAACAACTAGGGCTTCATAGGAGAGGAAtagattttatcatttttgCAGATAAAGGAAAGTCACAATAATACcacagaaatatagaaaagaAGGATAAGGAATcctccaataataataataataataaaaggtaTTACAGGGTACAAGAGAAATAACCAgggaaaaaataagtttaaaggAGCAATGAAGGAATAACATAGGGATAAGCTGGTAAGAGTCTACagctaaaaagtaaaaattcttGATTACCGACATCTTTATAAAGAACATACTTTGAATTATATGTTTAAAGGGGATATGCTGCCACATACAAGTAGTGTTATTATAGACTTAGGTGCATGGTGAACCCTATGCATAGTAGTACatctaatattaaatttaatagcgtgcacatatttataattttaaattatatgttaaatGGTGGAGA from Glycine soja cultivar W05 chromosome 8, ASM419377v2, whole genome shotgun sequence includes:
- the LOC114421351 gene encoding probable sphingolipid transporter spinster homolog 2, coding for MAQQQEHEGKPESSSSQPESSLEPDMGTKSTMIPSTSWFTPKRLLAIFCVINLLNYLDRGAIASNGVNGSQRTCEGVTCKSGTGIQGDFNLNNFEDGVLSSAFMVGLLVASPIFASLAKSVNPFRLIGVGLSVWTLATLCCGFSFNFWSIAVCRMLVGVGEASFMSLAAPFIDDNAPVSQKTAWLAIFYMCIPAGYAIGYIYGGLVGNHFGWRYAFWVEAILMFPFAILGFFMKPLQLKGFAPTDSEKALILETVVSEVPDVGVSNGKDEALSLKEEFRDKSSHEASRSKCAILDQFSRFLKDMKELLLDKVFVVNVLGYIAYNFVIGAYSYWGPKAGYSIYNMTNADMMFGGITVVCGILGTLAGGLVLDFMTNTISNAFKLLSLTTFIGGACCFGAFLFKSEYGFLALFAFGELLVFATQGPVNYVCLHCVKPSLRPLSMAMSTVAIHIFGDVPSSPLVGLIQDKINNWRTTALILTTIFFPAAAIWFIGIFLPSVDRFNEDSEHEVSSVERTSTAPLLEEGTAETSASGQSQEC